The following proteins are encoded in a genomic region of Necator americanus strain Aroian chromosome II, whole genome shotgun sequence:
- a CDS encoding hypothetical protein (NECATOR_CHRII.G8232.T1): MLVRWLVSFVFVAYYAAASDEQSASSKSEQEISTPRFYTREGVVVGGNFTRYELKFERPMRIVLDSVEGDADLYFSYTNQGVSFELDKHDASSASCGLDYIDVESHPQPTYLGIYGHPSKNESSYRLLIMVVPDGNFEHGPELIHRWEDLIEHDSRSDRREPIYMEILSGILEILVEILL, encoded by the exons ATGCTCGTAAGATGGCTGGTTAGTTTCGTGTTTGTTGCGTATTATGCAGCTGCTAGTGATGAACAGTCTGCTTCGTCGAAATCAGAGCAAGAAATCTCAACGCCACGCTTTTACACACGCGAAGGTGTTGTAGTTGGTGGGAATTTCACGCGCTATGAACTGAAATTCGAAAGGCCAATGCGTATAGTATTGGATAGTGTTGAAG GTGATGCTGATCTATATTTCTCTTATACAAACCAAGGTGTTTCATTTGAATTGGATAAGCACGACGCCTCTTCAGCTTCTTGTGGCTTGGACTACATTGACGTCGAGTCTCATCCGCAACCTACTTACTTAGGG ATATATGGCCATCCTTCCAAGAATGAGTCTTCTTACCGCCTTTTAATAATGGTGGTTCCTGACGGAAATTTCGAACATGGTCCGGAATTAATACACAG atGGGAAGATCTTATTGAACACGATTCTCGTAGTGATCGACGAGAGCCTATTTACATGGAGATCTTATCGGGGATATTGGAAATCCTCGTTGAGATTTTACTATAG
- a CDS encoding hypothetical protein (NECATOR_CHRII.G8231.T1), with amino-acid sequence MAAELTQPASISTIQLQSFEKGLRAPSLGEQLATVVSTANLVRANPFPMYVNTIVVRLADAFKDGTNTLRMTIARALSECGSHLLLVFSGSEIFKRVLSVSHSNDPVARAMTLQVLASLAPISPENKQAHHLIVESMSAENAGEFEAACHAMAAFAHLSSDFSAMIIGQLSELLVTEQTTYDRKVQLVKVFSGMKATVATVKEVFSLTSLLLERSTFNNFVCSLLDATTTLAENTRYAIPEQLDILMEVVSGCHGDDLPVCVSTLQNIARLAKHSHAWKEDHLKKLNQLKSRVSSTESSYRRYLDVLVELTKKARPGLITGLDETLSEIGNLGQSDCMTLRVRYLEVSCNMLSRVPNQRKWQMLCGPFLSTTCEELPKNLAKKFYRTLGRFLCCAEVPPERVLSLLDNVLDKPVTHANITLLIDLCCQITNRLPFVVEKLHNWAKILVQKESNILSPSMAYLLLAPSIQLPTGLDTLAKGTDYDRYTVARVAFRNGHWKSAAFPNLQAININRLSLDNCEWIQSLTELAASQINEFSVSVLYEQNKHLFRAHALLKSMAQSSQHETAFTFPSEWVACLLYSSDAALQIASAISPTLNWCKNPLSDAVVFRVKRALIACDFAISKACQAWLRLARSSFGADEESIDILALQHKQCALVQYAVQSITGRITATPPLPPISSNTTVTQRFLEELRVASCQIDQIVAQDEAITTQSLKHFAEVLQNLYTYPLCMPRFFFQQMYSTNIQMSVSIHSQIKDGITVSVIDTVPIQVDGVISTTHTVPVHSLIITANVQFPTTPANNYNETRTVKPTQNIHFTANFLMQFKQSCNIEFSVEFVDGEQGKKWVADTTAFLKVDVKE; translated from the exons ATGGCTGCTGAGTTGACTCAACCAGCGTCAATATCGACTATACAACTGCAATCGTTCGAAAAAG GCCTACGCGCACCATCTCTTGGTGAGCAGCTAGCCACCGTAGTATCGACTGCCAATCTAGTTCGTGCAAACCCATTTCCGATGTATGTTAATACAATAGTGGTCAGACTTGCCGATGCATTTAAGGACGG TACAAACACATTACGAATGACGATCGCACGTGCTTTGTCAGAATGTGGATCTCATTTGTTGCTTGTTTTCTCTGgaagtgaaatttttaaaagagttTTGTCTGTATCCCACTCCAATGACCCAGTTGCTCGGGCTATGACGCTACAG GTGCTGGCAAGTTTGGCACCCATCTCGCCGGAGAACAAACAG GCGCACCATCTCATTGTTGAATCGATGTCAGCCGAGAATGCTGGTGAATTCGAGGCAGCATGTCATGCTATGGCAGCATTTGCTCATCTTTCTTC GGACTTTTCGGCTATGATTATTGGGCAATTATCTGAACTGCTAGTGACGGAACAGACAACCTATGATCGTAAAGTGCAGCTTGTGAAAGTGTTTTCTGGCATGAAAGCAACAGTGGCAACAGTGAAG GAGGTCTTTTCACTCACATCTCTACTCTTGGAAAGATCAACCTTCAATAACTTCGTTTGTTCACTTCTCGATGCAACAACAACATTGGCTGAGAACACTCGCTATGCTATTCCAGAGCAG CTGGATATACTGATGGAAGTTGTGTCCGGGTGTCATGGAGATGATCTGCCAGTCTGTGTTTCCACACTACAGAACATTGCTAGGTTGGCCAAACATTCACATGCTTGGAAAGAAGATCATCTTAAG aaattaaatcAGTTGAAATCGAGAGTGTCGTCTACAGAAAGTTCTTATCGGCGTTATTTGGATGTCCTTGTAGAGCTGACGAAGAAAGCTCGTCCTGGCTTGATTACAGGACTCGATG aaactcTAAGTGAAATTGGAAATCTCGGTCAGAGTGACTGCATGACATTGCGAGTTCGCTACCTAGAAGTCAGCTGTAACATGTTAAGTCGGGTGCCCAACCAAAGAAAGTGGCAGATGTTATGTGGACCATTTCTTAGTACAACGTGTGAAGAATTACCGAAAAATTTAGCGAAAAAG TTTTACCGTACTCTCGGGCGATTCCTATGTTGTGCTGAAGTACCACCAGAACGAGTGCTATCGCTATTAGACAATGTGCTGGATAAACCCGTAACTCATGCAAACATCACTCTGTTGATCGATCTCTGCTGTCAAATTACGAATCGTTTGCCATTTGTTGTTGAGAAATTACACAATTGGGCCAAAATCTTAGTGCAGAAAGAG AGTAACATCTTAAGCCCATCTATGGCCTACCTCCTCTTAGCGCCTTCAATTCAATTACCTACTGGATTGGATACACTAGCTAAAGGCACAGATTATGATCGGTATACGGTGGCTCGTGTAGCTTTCCGCAATGGCCATTGGAAGAGTGCCGCGTTTCCGAATTTGCAAGCAATTAACATAAAC AGGTTATCTCTAGACAACTGTGAATGGATACAGTCCTTAACGGAGCTGGCAGCTAGCCAAATCAACGAATTCTCTGTGAGCGTCTTATacgaacaaaacaaacacCTCTTTAGGGCTCATGCACTTCTGAAG TCGATGGCACAAAGCTCACAACATGAGACGGCATTCACGTTCCCAAGCGAATGGGTGGCATGCTTGCTGTACTCGTCTGATGCAGCTCTTCAAATCGCCAGTGCAATTAGTCCAACATTGAACTGGTGCAAAAATCCTCTGTCCGATGCCGTGGTGTTTCGAGTTAAACGAGCG TTAATCGCATGTGACTTCGCTATTTCGAAAGCGTGTCAAGCATGGTTGCGATTAGCACGGTCTTCGTTTGGTGCTGATGAAGAATCCATCGATATTCTGGCCCTTCAGCACAAACAATGTGCTCTAGTACAGTACGCTGTGCAATCAATAACTGGACGAATAACAGCAAC ACCACCACTACCGCCTATTTCAAGTAATACCACGGTAACACAACGATTTTTGGAAGAACTCAGGGTAGCTTCATGTCAAATCGACCAGATAGTAGCACAAGATGAAGCAATAACTACGCAG TCGTTGAAGCATTTCGCTGAGGTGCTCCAGAATCTCTATACCTATCCGCTATGTATGCCAAGATTCTTTTTCCAACAAATGTATTCAACGAATATACAG ATGTCTGTGTCTATCCATTCCCAAATTAAAGACGGAATTACGGTGTCCGTAATTGATACAGTACCGATACAAGTGGATGGAGTAATTTCTACTACACATACTGTGCCAGTTCATTCACTGATTATCACCGCGAATGTGCAGTTTCCCACAACACCTGCG AACAATTACAATGAGACAAGGACAGTAAAACCAACACAAAACATACATTTTACTGCGAATTTCTTGATGCAATTCAAACAG TCGTGCAACATTGAATTTTCTGTGGAGTTTGTTGACGGTGAACAAGGCAAGAAATGGGTTGCCGACACAACAGCATTTTTGAAGGTTGATGTAAAAGAATAA